GTGGAAGCGGGGCGGCCGCCGTTATTCCCCACGCTGACGGACTTACCGGAGCTTCCGTTCCTCGTCAACTCCTCGGTATCCGCGTCCATCGAGAGGCTCTTCGCCCCCGGCAACCGCCACGGACACAGCGACAACATGGGGAGCGCCCGGGTGTTCACCCCGCTGACACTCATGAACCAGGAGCCCCATCCCGCAGCGAGAAAACCCCCGCTCCTCGAACCCGATCACCGGCAGACCGGCAGCGGCAGACACGGCAAACCGCCGACGGGCCACCCGAAGAAAACCAAAGTCATCCGGAAGGTGAACCTGGAGGACGAGTTCACGACCTCCCCGGTTCTGGGTCTGCGGATCAAGAAGGAGAGTCCGGAGCATCGGAGGCAGCGGGAGCGGTCATCGGCCCCCGGGAGCCAGCCGCTGGGGGAGTTCATCTGCCAGCTGTGTAAGGAGGAGTACCCCGACCCCTTCTCCCTGGCGCAGCACAAGTGTTCCCGCATCGTGCGCGTGGAGTACCGCTGTCCCGAGTGCGACAAAGTCTTCAGCTGTCCCGCAAACCTGGCTTCTCATCGCCGCTGGCACAAACCGCGTCCGCTCAACCCGCAGGTGGGGGAGGCGTCCACGCCGCGGAAAGAGGCGCACGGGCCGGCGGAGACGGACGGGAAGGAGAACGAGCTGCGGCGCGTCAATCAGCACCGCGACGCGCCGGACAGCTCCCGCGCGAGGCGCGAGCCCtccatgctgctgctgccaccGCGCGCGCAGGACGGCCCGGACGGCCTCGCGCCGCCGCGCTACGACGCGTCGCGTCACTTCGGTCACCGCGCGGACAGCCGCGCGGAGCTGCAGAGAGCGGCGGACAGCCCCCCCGCTGGCCTCCTGCTGCTGGAGCCGGAGGAGCGCGCCGACCCGCCGCCGCTTCCGCTGCCGTTCGTCCAGTCGTTACCGGCGGAGGAGCAGGCGTTCGACTGCCGCTACTGCGGGAAGAAGTTCCGGCGACACGCGTACCTGAAGAAACATCTTGCCGCGCACGAGTTGCCCGCGCGTGCGTCCCCGCCGCCAGCGTACAACCCGGCGCGCGAGGCCGGCGGCGGGAACACGAGCCACGTGTTCCTGTGTCACCTGTGCGGCGCGCGCTTCCCAGCGGCGGACATCCGGGACAAACACCGCCTGTGGCACGCGATGCGCGACGAGCTGCTGGCTGGCGCGCTGGGTGGAGGACTCAGACCGGAAGTGTTCCACGCGCAGGGAGACGAGAGcgagcagcagcaggtgttCACGTGCAAACTCTGTCCGGCCTCGTTCTTCAGCTCACCGGGGCTCGAGCGGCACGTCAGCAGGAGTCACGGCGCCGAGACCCGGCAGGTGATGCTGCTGCAGATGACCGTCCGGCCGTAGGGCCGCCGGCTGCCCCCACCAGCAGCGGTCGTTGGTATCAGCTTCGATTTTAATGTAAATCCAAcactttatttacttatttatgtttttcaagtttttcttttaaacttttttttttttttttgagggcaAGTATCTGGAAATATAAATGGTGCTGGAACTTAAACGAACCACATCACCTGTTCAGGATACGGACATCATGTCAGTCTctctatattatatataaatcaaTAAACTTAAGAGAGGTCCAGTTTTCAAAGATACTtcttttaatgaaattattgagtattaatatttattttattttttagtgtcAGGGCTCAAGTAGAAGTTGGACAGCGTTGACTTCTTCTGTCACAGAGAATTTTCCTCTTCTCATAATCCACCCAGCAGCCTGCCCCAGATCCCACATTAAAACAAAgttatattaaataattaaagatCAAACTCAAGTTTGACTGATTTTAATCAGTTAGATGAATAATTCTTACATAAAGGCGACAGAAAAGCAGTTTTCTTTATATGTGGCATGCATTGAAATTCATGGTCTCAACACTTCTTGTGGTAATCAGATGAGACTACCGAGGAGTGTGTgttacattacacacacacacacacactacatactGGTACAATATGTAGAGACCCGTGATTACGTTTAGCAAGAAAACTGGAGCCAGAATTAATGTCGCAGCTTGATTTTAAAGATAATTTTATGTaagctaaataaaaaaaattcaaataaaaggaCATTAATAAAATAGACCATAATATGCCTTTTATAGTCAACATGCCAATAAATGTCTGCTatcaaatattttcatacaGAAAAGGAACATTTAATGTCAGTACTGCCGGTAAAGTCATGTCTTGATTGTAAATGACTGTTGAAATATTTGCTAAATGCCTCGATGATGATTAACGTACCCGTGGTTTTATGAAGCCTGTACAGTAATATTTTGAtatgtttgaatgtgaaatTATTCTAAATTGTCAATAAAtgttaatacagtataatgaatGAGTGGATGCAGAGGTCGGTGGTTTGAACCGTTTATTGTCAAACTCCAACATGTGTCCAAAGGAGACGTTACACATTTACATATACAGGCCTGACAGTAAcggctggaggtgtgtgtgtgtgtgtgtgtgtgtgtgtgtgcatgaggagGCAGCTGATCAACACATGCAGTTAGTAGTGAACTGGCGTCATGCATATGTACAGTCAGTAGTTACATCAGCGCCATCCCAGAAAGAAAAGACCGTCAGGAGGAAACCTCAGCCGTCATCACAGACCGGACGTCGACACGAGTTCCCGTTCTTTTGTTCGTGAGGGGCTTTTTCTGTCGTTGATATGGCAACAGGGGAAAGGGATGAACATATTTAGACAGCCAAAAATATCAGATTTGGGTCAGAAGAGCTGAAAAATATCTGAATCCATCAGGAAAAAGTTGACTGTCTGTCTGGGCAACAGTTTGGGATGAAACTTGAATTGTTTTAGTGACGACTAACAGAACTTTGAGGAACAGTCATCTGCATCAACATACCAGTCCCAGAATGCAGTGGGGTAACTGCACCGCCGGATTCCACCCCAGCAAGAAATGTGGCAGCAATCATTTAAAGGGACAATTCAAA
The Antennarius striatus isolate MH-2024 chromosome 17, ASM4005453v1, whole genome shotgun sequence genome window above contains:
- the LOC137610871 gene encoding insulinoma-associated protein 2 isoform X2; the encoded protein is MPRGFLVKRTRRCPASYRSRNNPGAPAGDGTDTGGSEVLKRVRESEVPDGLELPAFGAPWIPHVESALEAEADRSAQLPETEEQVSETDVLTPDGNFSFFSPPPPPPSDVTLSESRSPVQPVGTRLPERHVEAGRPPLFPTLTDLPELPFLVNSSVSASIERLFAPGNRHGHSDNMGSARVFTPLTLMNQEPHPAARKPPLLEPDHRQTGSGRHGKPPTGHPKKTKVIRKVNLEDEFTTSPVLGLRIKKESPEHRRQRERSSAPGSQPLGEFICQLCKEEYPDPFSLAQHKCSRIVRVEYRCPECDKVFSCPANLASHRRWHKPRPLNPQVGEASTPRKEAHGPAETDGKENELRRVNQHRDAPDSSRARREPSMLLLPPRAQDGPDGLAPPRYDASRHFGHRADSRAELQRAADSPPAGLLLLEPEERADPPPLPLPFVQSLPAEEQAFDCRYCGKKFRRHAYLKKHLAAHELPARASPPPAYNPAREAGGGNTSHVFLCHLCGARFPAADIRDKHRLWHAMRDELLAGALGGGLRPEVFHAQGDESEQQQVFTCKLCPASFFSSPGLERHVSRSHGAETRQVMLLQMTVRP
- the LOC137610871 gene encoding insulinoma-associated protein 2 isoform X1, which translates into the protein MGWSCPPSVRPGSRTWSRRWRLKRTGARSSRRPRSSDVTLSESRSPVQPVGTRLPERHVEAGRPPLFPTLTDLPELPFLVNSSVSASIERLFAPGNRHGHSDNMGSARVFTPLTLMNQEPHPAARKPPLLEPDHRQTGSGRHGKPPTGHPKKTKVIRKVNLEDEFTTSPVLGLRIKKESPEHRRQRERSSAPGSQPLGEFICQLCKEEYPDPFSLAQHKCSRIVRVEYRCPECDKVFSCPANLASHRRWHKPRPLNPQVGEASTPRKEAHGPAETDGKENELRRVNQHRDAPDSSRARREPSMLLLPPRAQDGPDGLAPPRYDASRHFGHRADSRAELQRAADSPPAGLLLLEPEERADPPPLPLPFVQSLPAEEQAFDCRYCGKKFRRHAYLKKHLAAHELPARASPPPAYNPAREAGGGNTSHVFLCHLCGARFPAADIRDKHRLWHAMRDELLAGALGGGLRPEVFHAQGDESEQQQVFTCKLCPASFFSSPGLERHVSRSHGAETRQVMLLQMTVRP